One Primulina eburnea isolate SZY01 chromosome 4, ASM2296580v1, whole genome shotgun sequence genomic window, ACTTCAAAGTGGGCTTTGCGAAATGCCAGGAGCAATTTGAGGAGGAGGGCTTGATTCCGGCAGACAAGGAGGGCTTTCCAGACATAGATCGAGCTATTGACTCCCTTCCCAAGGATGATGATGCCGACAAGGAGACTAAAAAGGCTCCTGAAAAGACTGGGGAATAGTCTGCTGTAGTATTTTTAGTTTAAGATTGTGTCTTTAGATTTCCATATTTCCTTGTGTAATTCATGCCCTCGGGCTTTGGCtatataaaaaatcatttttctttgcgCAATACCTTGATCTCTAGCGGaccaaatattttatattcGATAGGAATTCAAAGAACGTGAACCTTGCTAAATACGGAGTCTTGAGCCCGGGTGTAACTCCTtgggctttttagaaccaaggtacggatccttgggccggggagcatgtcccgggacttgggaatggtcgaggtgtgtggccccgagccagggtgtagtgccctgggcttttttagaaccaaggtgcggagccttgggccggggagcatgtcccgggacttgggaatggtcgaggtgtgtggccccgagccagggtgtagtgccctgggcttttttagaaccaaggtgcggagccttgggccggagagcatgtcccgggacttgggaatggtcgaggtgtgtggccccgagccagggtgtagtgccctgggcttttttagaaccaaggtgcggagccttgggccggggagcatgtcccgggacttgggaatggtcgaggtgtgtggccccgagccagggtgtagtgccctgggcttttttagaaccaaggtgcggagccttgggccggggagcatgtcccgggacttgggaatggtcgaggtgtgtggccccgagccagggtgtagtgccctgggctttttctTCGGGAATGTGGGAGATAATAACACAACACTTCTGtggaaaacagatatttcattTACGTCTTTCGGTGAATAGATTACATCTGTCAAGTATAAAATtgctttaaattaaatacattccaaGGTCTTTTGAGAGGGCGTCCTTGTGCATCCTCTAGATAAAAAGATCCGGAGCTGACTCTCCGAGTGATTTTGTAAGGCCCTTCCCATTTTGCCTCTAATTTTCCCACCTCTCCCGCTGGATTAACCCTTTTCATGACTAAGTCTCCAATTTGAAAGTCTCGGATTCGGACCTTCTTATTGTAAGATTTCATCACTCGACCTCTGTATGCTTCCATGCGGATATATGCCCGGTCCCTCTTTTCCTCGACTAAATCCAACTCCCTGGCTCTGCTTTCATCATTATCGTGTGGGTAAGATTCGACCCGAGGAGAAGTCTCTCCAATCTCAACTGGGAGAACTGCTTCAAAGCCATATACGAGGCTGAAAGGGGTTTCTTGAGTCGGTATCCGCGGAGTGGTCCTGTAGGCCCAAAGAACACTAGGTAATTCTTCAACCCAATACTTCCCCTTACCCTGAAGTCTCGTCTTCAACGCTTGTACAATgatcctattgacaacttctgtttggcCATTTGCTTGAGGATAAGCCACAGAGGTGAAGGATTGAGTGATCTTCATTTCTTGGCACCATGCAACAATTCCTTTGCCTTGAAATTGTCTACCattatctgagattaatctcCGGGGCACTCCAAATCGGCATACAATATTTTTCCACAGGAATTTCAGTACCTCTGTTTCCGTAATTCTTGCCAAAGGCTCGGCTTCCACCCACTTGGAAAAGTAATCGACTGCTACTAACAAAAATTTCTTCTGAGCTCGGGCAAGCGGGAAAGGACCTACAATGTCCATGCCCCATTGATCAAAAGGGCAGGATGCCCAAATAGGCTTCATAAGAGCAGCCGGGCTGTGTTTGAAATTTGCATGATGTTGACAGCCTTCGCAGGTTTGAACCACCCGAGCTGCATCTTGACCCAGGGTTGGCCACCAAAATCCTGCAAGCATGGTTTTTCGAGCTAGAGACATTCCTCCGAGGTGCTCCGCGCAACATCCTTCATGAATTTCCCGAAGTACATAATCTACCTCTTTTTTAGGCAAGCATTTTAAAAGAGGCCCCTGGAATGATCTTTTATACAAGATTGCGTTTAAGAGCACAAACCTGGGAGCTTGTCTCTTGATCTTCTGAGCTTGACCTCTGTCCTCGGGTAGTGCACCCTTCTCAATAAATCTGATTAAGGGCGTCATCCAGGAGTCTTCTGGATCGGGTGTTCCTTCTTCGTCCATCGAGAGGATCAAGCGGGAGACCTGCAATACCTCCCGGGTGCTCACTTCACTTAGGGATGCTGCCATTTTTGCCAGAATATCTGCCTCGTCGTTTTCTTCTCGGGGGATTTGCTCGATACTCCAATCCGAAAAGCCTTCTGCTCGAGCTCTGATAAGTTGTAGATATTTCAACATCCTACCATCTTTAGCTTCATACACACCCTTTATCTGCTGTGTTACGAGTTGTGAATCAGAATATATAATTATCCGGGAAGCCCCGACTTCTCGAGCAGCTCGTATTCCAGCTAGCACAGCCTCATACTCGGCCTCATTATTAGTTACTCGGGAGTCAATCCTTATTGCCAATTTGATTTTTTCTCCCGGGGGAGATATCATCACGACTCCTACTCCGCACCCCGCAAGGCTAGACGCCCCATCTACAAAAACCCTCCACACTTCTTCTCTACTAGGCTGGATCATCTCAGATAAAAAGTCTGATAAAGCTTGTGCCTTGATAGCCACTCGTGGTTTGTATTCGATATCGTACTCCCCCAATTCCACCGTCCACTTAATCATTCGCCCGGATACCTCAGCATGGGTCATGATTCTACCAAGAGGGCTGTTGGTAAGAACCACTATTTGATGCGATAAGAAGTAAGGTCTTAGCTTCCGAGCAGTCACGATCAAAGCCAATGCAATCTTCTCCACCTCTGTATATCGGAGCTCGGGCCCTTTTAGAGCGTGGCTGACATAATAGACAGGCTTCTGATCAGAGCCTTCTTCTTTGATTAACACTGAACTGACAGCATGTTCTGTAGAGGATAAATACAGGAATAATCGCTCCCCGGGCTCGGGCTTTACTAACACCAGGAGCTCTGCAAGATGAGCTTTCAAGTCCTGGAAGGCTTGTTCACATTTATCGTCCCATCCGAAGTGCTTGGCCTTTCTCAAGacttgaaagaaaggataacttcTGTGTGCTGATCGGGATATAAACCGAGAAAGGGAAGCAATCCTTCCCGTCAGCTTTTGCACCTCTTTTACAGACTGGGGAGAGGGCATACACAAGACAGATTTTACCTTCTCCGGGTTTACCTCAATTCCCCGATCTGTTACCATGAATCCCAGAAATTTGCCACATTTTACGCCAAAAATACATTTAGCCGGGTTAAGCTTGATCCCATGTTGCATGAGGGTGGCAAAAGTTTCCTGTAAATCATCAATAAAAGTAGTGACCTCCCGGGCCTTGCTTAagatatcatccacatagaccTCCACGTTCCGCCCCAGCTGTTTCTCGAATACTTTGTCCATAAGACGCTGATAAGTGGCCCCTGCATTCTTCAACCCGAAAGGCATTACAAtataacaaaatgtacctcccgaAGTGACAAAACTAGCTTTATCTTGATCTTTTTTAGCCAAGGGAATCTGATGATACCCCTGGTATGCATCCATAAAGCTCAACAGCTCATAGCCCGAGGTAGAATCTACCAACTGGTCAATCCGGGGCAGCGGATAATGATCTTTGGGGCACGCTTTGTTTAGATCGCGGAAATCTACGCACATGCGCCATTTGCCAGTGGATTTAGGTACTAAAACCACATTGGAAAGCCAAGTAGGGAATTAAATTTCCCTAATATGCCCCGCCTTCAGGAGCTCCTTGACTTGTTCTGCTATGACTTTGTCCTTTTCAGGACCAAAGTGCCTCTTTTTCTGCTTCACAGGGTGAGACCCCGGGAGGATGTTTAAATGATGCTCCGATAAAAAGGGGGAAATCCCCGTAAGCTCCTGCTGGGACCAGGCAAACACATGaatgttagtttttaaacatttaattaaacttACCCGGGTGGTCGTGCCGAGATCCCGAGCCACCCGGATCTGCTGTCCTGGCCCAATCTCCAccgcctcctgctcttcctcggCCACAAAGTGTATCTCCCCTTCCTCCACTATCCTCCCTCCTGTCTCACCTACCTTAGCCCTCTTCCCCTCCTTCTTAGATCTGTTCTGATCCGCTCGGACCGCTTCCACATAACACTTTCTAGAAGAGGGTTGATCTCCCCGGACTTCTCCTACCCTTGCTCCCAcaggaaattttattttctggtgGTAGGTAGACGCTACAGCCCTTAACTCATTCATGGCCGGCCTCCCAAGGATGATGTTATACGATGAGGGGGAGTCCACCATAGTGAAGGAAGTCATCACTGTTTTCTTGAGATCGTGAAAGCCCAAGGTCAGAGGTAAAATAATCTCCCCTTCCGGATAAACCACGTGCCCGGCAAAGCCAAAAAGAGCAGTTTCCACTGTTTCCAGGTGTTAGCCCTGTAAATCCATCTGCTTAAAAGCATCTTTGAAAATTACATTCACAGAACTGCCTGAGTCCACGAAGACCCGCAGAATGTCATAGTTCGCCACTCGGGCTTGGATCACCAAGGCATCGTTGTGGGGTAGATTCACCCCTCTTAGGTCCTCCGGGCCGAAACTGATGATTTCCTCACTCTTCCTCGATCCTTCCACCTCCAAACACTCTCTCCTACTCCTTGACTTCCTCGCTCGATTGGAGTCTCCATCAGTAGAGCCTCCGGATATCATTTTAATCGTCCCTACAACCGGGGGTGACTTCTTTCTTTGCTCGGGTTCAGGCCCCCTCCTCCTTCCGGGTTCGATTCTAGGATTGTTTCTCACACCCCCTCCCCGGGAACTAGATCCGGGCTGCCGGGACGTCCATGGCGGCACCCTAGACATCTGGGTATTGATAATGGGCCTTGGGAGGGAAGGCACAACATAATTTCCCTTCAGGACTTTGCAATCCTCAGTGTTATGGTAGCCTAGCTTGTGAAGCGCACAAAATCCCTTTTTCTCCGGCCGAGCCAGTTGATGATCCGGGGCTAAATCCCTACTGCATTCCTGCACCTCCCTCTCTCGGGCAATCTTCAGAGGCACATTATGAGAGAAATGCCCTGAATTGCCCCTCTTTTGTCCCCTCTCCTCGGGCTTAGATACCCGGTCTCCTCTTTCTTTCCTCACCGCTTCCCTCTTTTGTTTCTGGGCTTCCTCCATATTTATGTACTTTTCTGCCCGGGATAACAGATCCTCAAAATCCCCGGGCACTTTTTTGGTGAGTGATTTGAAGAATTCACCCTCTCTCAAACCCTGGGTGAAGGCAGTAGTCTTGGTCTCGGTGGCACAAGACGGGACGTCTAGAGCCACTCTGTTGAATCTTCTGATGTAAGCCCGCAAACTCTCCTCAGGGCTCTGCTTTACCTCAAAAAGACTGAAGGCGGTCTTTTTGTATTTCTTACTACTACTAAAGTGGTGTAGGAATACCTTTTGGAAATCTCGGAACGAATGCAAGCTTTGGGGGGACAAACCCTCAAACCACCTCTGAGCGGAATCCACCAGAGTGGTCAAGAACACTTTGCACTTGATTCTATCAGTATAGCAGTGTAACATGGCCATGTTCTCGAATCTGGCTAAGTGCTCCTCCGGGTCCGCATTGCCATCATAATCTTTTATTTTGGCAGACTTGAAGTTTCCAGGAAGAGGTTCCCGAACAATGATATCGGCAAATGGACATCCCTTTGCCGCGGCCCGGGCAGAGCTGCGACTTTCCAGCTGTCCTTCTAGGACCTTCATTTGCTGCTTTAAATCTTTCAACTCCTCTGCTGTAGTCGGAGCCTTCGACCCGGCACTATAATCTTCATTCTCTTCGCTCccttcctcctcctcctcctttcGCCCCTGCTCCTGCTCTTGCTCCTGCTCCTGCTCTGGTGGTGTGTTACGTCGAGAAACTTCTTTCCGGGCCATAGCATGAACCATTGCGTCAGCCATCATTTTTTTCAATTCCTCTCGGGTCATGGTTATAAGATTCTGGTCGGTATTATTAACGTTTACTTGTCTGGAAGATTGTCCCCCGTCCGCCTGGGCCCGGGAGTTATCTTGGTCTGTTCTTCTGGTAcgagccatatcaacgcctCGAGCTCAATAtgatttcccacagacggcgccaatgatgtgaTCCTCTTGAAATGGGCGAGCCGGGTAAGGAGCTCCAATCGgatcaaatcaacaatttttaatgttttgggAATTTTGAGCGAAGACAATGGCTTGAACGGCACCTGCAAACAATGAgaagaactcgtgaatgggcgccggaggggtttCCGACGTAGCCACTCCGATGATAAAGTCAGCAGGCTGCTATGATGATGAACTTCGAACAATATTTTAGGAAAAATACATAGAATGATTAAAGTTCCAAAGGCCCCTTTAATGAcattaatacctgctatttataggagaggAATGGGTAGTTACCTCGATTCCCGCGTCACCTACTAAGTCGGTTCACCATACTAGCTTCTAatgacttctcggacactccaaACCCAAGTTGCTCTGGCGGATTAGATTGACTGTAATGATTACACTTGAGTGTGGCTCATTTATCGAGGTAGCTCTATTCTCGAGGTTGCCCAAGTGGGTATCCAACCGAGAACATTCCCTGGACATGTGAGAAGCACCCGGCCAACTCTATGAGGACCCGGGCTACGGATAAAGGATTGCGGATGAAACCATCACACCCGGGAAGGGAAAATTTACCCGGGCATTCACAAAACTACCCGGTACCCTGGTTTGTACCCATGGGATTCCGATGAACAAACCCATATCCTTATAGGGGTATCAGTGCTAGATACTGATAGAGTGAGAGGTAATTGTAAATCTTGTCTCATGACCTTCGCGTTCATTGACAGCACAAGAGCATCCATCTCTAATTGGCTAATGACTGTTGCATCATCTCTGGCAGGTGGACCATGAGaatcaaaatttgtatttttcttaTCCAGAACGATCCGAAGAATGCTCTCACGTACCATCATGGCTAGAAAATTTCTTCGTTCCAAAGCTTTAGAGATTAAGTTTGTTTCAATCCAATCAAGAATCTGATTCTCAAGCTTAGTAGGACTCTGTAATTTTTGTGTTTTCATTTTCTCGAAGTGAACAGCGGTTCGATAAGCAAACCATTTATCAAATTTCTTCAACTTTAATGGTAGTTTGAAATTATTAGAATGGCTTGGTATGTTCTACCAGAATTATTTTGCCATTTGCTTTTGGATCAATCCGAGGCAGCTCGAAAATAGTGGGTTAAAGGGACGACAAGAATGATAACTGGTCTAATAGGTTCGTTAAAATGCTTGAATGGCTTGATCTTCTGTATTCTCCTCTTTTTCTCAGGCACGAGAGAGGTGCACACTTGAGTCACATGCAATTTCTCTTGTTCTTTGTCAGTTATTTTTGACTCAGACAGATCAACCATTAATTTTCTCTTAACTGATCCCTTTCTCGGGgacttctttttctttttaataccTTCTTCAGCTTGTCCGATTTCTTTCTTTACTGCCAAAAAATCCTCAAAAAAAAAACTGTCGGCAGGAGCATAGCATTTATTGCATGAATTTTCTGAAAAGAAAAACGTGTAGTTGGGTGGAAATTTTCAGAATGAAGGGAAAACGCGATTTTATACGCGTGTTCACACTGACAGAggttctataaatagagctcccctcttcattctgaaatcatctcttcttc contains:
- the LOC140830252 gene encoding uncharacterized protein, whose protein sequence is MTREELKKMMADAMVHAMARKEVSRRNTPPEQEQEQEQEQGRKEEEEEGSEENEDYSAGSKAPTTAEELKDLKQQMKVLEGQLESRSSARAAAKGCPFADIIVREPLPGNFKSAKIKDYDGNADPEEHLARFENMAMLHCYTDRIKCKVFLTTLVDSAQRWFEGLSPQSLHSFRDFQKVFLHHFSSSKKYKKTAFSLFEVKQSPEESLRAYIRRFNRVALDVPSCATETKTTAFTQGLREGEFFKSLTKKVPGDFEDLLSRAEKYINMEEAQKQKREAVRKERGDRVSKPEERGQKRGNSGHFSHNVPLKIAREREVQECSRDLAPDHQLARPEKKGFCALHKLGYHNTEDCKVLKGNYVVPSLPRPIINTQMSRVPPWTSRQPGSSSRGGGVRNNPRIEPGRRRGPEPEQRKKSPPVVGTIKMISGGSTDGDSNRARKSRSRRECLEVEGSRKSEEIISFGPEDLRGVNLPHNDALVIQARVANYDILRVFVDSGSSVNVIFKDAFKQMDLQG